Proteins encoded in a region of the Deltaproteobacteria bacterium genome:
- a CDS encoding GNAT family N-acetyltransferase has translation ARGAGIAKRMFEEICRRLSQANVSTVRTMVDRSNKITLSFFRSQGLRSGRYIELEKEIG, from the coding sequence GCCCGCGGGGCGGGGATCGCCAAGCGGATGTTCGAGGAGATCTGCCGGCGGCTTTCGCAGGCGAACGTCTCCACCGTCCGGACCATGGTGGACCGCAGCAACAAGATCACATTGTCGTTTTTCCGCAGCCAGGGGCTTCGCTCCGGCCGGTACATCGAGCTGGAAAAGGAGATCGGTTGA